Proteins from one Palaemon carinicauda isolate YSFRI2023 chromosome 26, ASM3689809v2, whole genome shotgun sequence genomic window:
- the LOC137619972 gene encoding probable DNA double-strand break repair Rad50 ATPase — MDKLFAKNWPFLALTALWGVAVLREASGNPLRYIFAGVNQDGQDNVFGIDNSLLFVLLGAVLLFVVRQGKRRKTDEEEEDLKRNIPELCVTLKEQVKNLHVIAVNMTKIQELERKLKETEDCKKKEELGNILRFTKQHLEHQALEDKIRCLEDQKNLLGKQMAAYERSKAELEEKLLQIKEENRDVKKYADEMAQRNDNFNNQVMSLTADLAESNCRLVQLQTVADKMHKNLCRVTEEKMEMEKHIQAQAETINRCKNDKEEMQLKVEDLQKEVRFLSQAKQNLECQLQEKDTRLRKQNALLQERHGRLQEMEEKANAIDGEYNGLQDKMRQLQREKEQCLRDLENVKMQKKQQEETNTRLQQQISLLMRWREGVAFGLRKTDDQLANGAP; from the coding sequence atggataagttATTTGCAAAGAATTGGCCTTTCTTGGCCCTCACAGCTCTCTGGGGAGTCGCCGTGCTCCGTGAAGCCTCCGGGAATCCTCTTCGGTACATCTTCGCTGGAGTCAACCAAGATGGTCAGGACAACGTCTTTGGGATCGACAATTCCCTTCTCTTTGTTTTACTTGGAGCAGTTCTTTTATTTGTTGTGAGACAAGGAAAGCGACGAAagactgatgaagaagaagaagacttgaagaGAAACATTCCGGAGCTCTGTGTCACACTAAAAGAGCAAGTAAAGAATCTGCATGTGATTGCTGTTAATATGACAAAGATTCAGGAGCTGGAGCGCAAGCTGAAAGAAACAGAGGattgtaagaagaaagaagagtTGGGGAATATCTTAAGATTTACAAAGCAGCATTTGGAGCATCAGGCCTTGGAAGACAAGATCCGTTGCCTCGAGGATCAGAAGAATCTTTTGGGAAAGCAGATGGCGGCTTATGAAAGGTCTAAAGCTGAACTGGAAGAAAAgctccttcagatcaaagaagaaaacagAGACGTGAAGAAATATGCTGATGAAATGGCCCAAAGAAATGACAACTTTAATAACCAGGTGATGAGTCTGACGGCTGACTTGGCTGAGAGCAATTGCCGACTCGTTCAGCTACAGACTGTTGCAGATAAGATGCACAAGAATCTGTGTAGAGTGACTGAAGAAAAGATGGAGATGGAAAAACACATCCAGGCACAAGCCGAGACAATCAACCGATGCAAGAATGACAAGGAAGAGATGCAGCTTAAAGTTGAAGATCTACAAAAAGAAGTAAGATTCCTTTCTCAAGCAAAGCAAAATCTGGAATGCCAGCTACAAGAAAAAGACACCAGACTCCGGAAACAGAATGCTTTGCTGCAAGAGAGGCACGGTCGTCTTCAGGAGATGGAAGAGAAAGCCAACGCCATCGATGGAGAATATAATGGACTGCAAGATAAGATGCGGCAGCTACAACGAGAGAAGGAACAGTGTCTCCGTGACCTTGAAAACgtcaagatgcagaagaaacaacaagaggaaacaaacacaagactcCAACAACAAATCTCTCTCCTCATGAGATGGCGTGAAGGTGTGGCCTTTGGCCTGAGGAAAACTGACGACCAGCTTGCCAATGGGGCTCCATAG
- the LOC137619973 gene encoding trichohyalin-like, with the protein MDKLFEKTWPYLAFTALCGVAVLREASGNPLRYIFSGVNRDGQDNVFWIENFLLFVLLGAVLLFVVRQGKRRKTDEEEEEEEDLKRNIRELYVILQEQVKNLDMIAVNMTKIQELERKVKESEDFKKKKDDVGNILRFSKQQLKHQALEDKIRCLEDQKNLLEKQMAGYERSKAELEEKLLQIKEENRDVKKTADEMAQRSDDLNNQVMSLTANLAESNCRLVQLQTVADKMHENLCKVTEEKMEMEKHMQAQAEIIDHCKNDKEEMQLKVQDLQREVRFLSQSKQFLEYQLQEKDTRLRDQNALLQERDGRLQEMTQRANAIDGENNRLQDELQQLQREKEQCLRDLENVKMQKKQQEETNTRLQQQISVLMRWREGVAFGLMETDQQLFNGAP; encoded by the coding sequence atggataagttatttgaaaagacttggccttacttgGCCTTCACAGCTCTCTGCGGAGTCGCCGTGCTCCGTGAAGCCTCCGGGAATCCTCTTCGGTACATCTTCTCTGGAGTCAACCGTGATGGTCAGGACAACGTCTTCTGGATCGAGAATTTCCTTCTCTTTGTTTTACTTGGAGCAGTTCTTTTATTTGTTGTGAGACAAGGAAAGCGACGAAagactgatgaagaagaagaagaagaagaagacttgaagaGAAACATTCGGGAGCTCTATGTCATACTGCAAGAGCAAGTAAAGAATCTGGATATGATTGCTGTTAATATGACAAAGATTCAGGAGCTGGAGCGCAAGGTGAAAGAATCAGAGGATTTTAAGAAGAAGAAAGATGATGTGGGGAATATCTTAAGATTTTCAAAGCAGCAGTTGAAGCATCAGGCCTTGGAAGACAAAATCCGTTGCCTCGAGGATCAGAAGAATCTTTTGGAAAAGCAGATGGCGGGTTATGAAAGGTCTAAGGCTGAACTGGAAGAAAAgctccttcagatcaaagaagaaaacagAGACGTGAAGAAAACTGCTGATGAAATGGCCCAAAGAAGTGATGACTTGAATAACCAGGTGATGAGTCTGACGGCTAACTTGGCTGAGAGCAATTGCCGACTCGTTCAGCTACAGACTGTTGCAGATAAGATGCACGAGAATCTGTGTAAAGTGACTGAAGAAAAGATGGAGATGGAAAAACACATGCAGGCACAAGCTGAGATAATCGACCATTGCAAGAATGACAAGGAAGAGATGCAGCTTAAAGTTCAAGATCTACAAAGAGAAGTAAGATTCCTTTCTCAatcgaagcagtttctggaatacCAGCTACAAGAAAAAGACACCAGACTCCGGGATCAAAATGCTTTGCTGCAAGAGAGAGACGGTCGTCTTCAGGAGATGACCCAGAGAGCCAACGCCATCGATGGAGAAAATAATCGACTGCAAGATGAGCTGCAGCAGCTACAACGAGAGAAGGAGCAGTGTCTCCGTGACCTTGAAAACgtcaagatgcagaagaaacaacaagaggaaacaaacacaagactcCAACAACAAATCTCTGTTCTCATGAGGTGGCGCGAAGGTGTGGCCTTTGGCCTGATGGAGACTGATCAACAGCTCTTTAATGGGGCTCCATAG